The Planktothrix agardhii NIES-204 genomic interval ATTATTATAGACAGTGACGCCCATTTGTTCCATAAAGAAATTGCTATGTTTGATGCTCTTGCTGAACGCTTTGAATCCACTTGGAAGAAACTCCGAGGTCAGGATAAAATTAGTGAGTCTAATATTCAAGATGCCCTAAAAGAAGTCCGTCGCGCCCTCCTAGAAGCCGATGTTAACCTGCAAGTGGTCAAGGAATTTGTCGCGGAAGTTGGGGAAAAAGCCCAGGGGGCAGCCGTCGTGTCCGGTGTGCGACCCGGAGAACAGTTCGTCAAAATCGTCCATGATGAATTGGTCAACGTCATGGGGGAAAGTAACGTTCCCCTCGCCCAAGCGGACACGGCCCCAACAATTATATTAATGGCCGGGTTGCAAGGGACAGGAAAAACCACCGCCACGGCAAAATTAGCCCTGCATTTGAGAAAGGAAAATCGCACTACTTTGTTAGTTGCTACGGACATTTATCGCCCGGCGGCAATTAATCAATTAATCACATTAGGCAAACAAATTAACGTTCCCGTGTTTGAAATGGGAACCGATACCGACCCGGTAGAAATTGCTCGCCAAGGGGTAGAATATGCCCGAAATCAAGATATTGATACGGTGATTATTGACACCGCCGGACGTCTGCAAATAGACGAAAATATGATGGCGGAATTAGCGCAAATTAAAGAAACCATTGAACCCCATGAAACCCTGTTAGTGGTGGATGCCATGACGGGTCAAGAAGCCGCTAATTTAACTCGCACCTTTAACGACCAAATTGGGATTACTGGGGCTATTTTAACTAAGATGGATGGGGATAGTCGCGGCGGGGCGGCGCTATCAATTCGTCGGGTATCGGGGGCTCCAATTAAATTTGTCGGGGTGGGGGAAAAAGTTGAAGCGCTACAACCTTTTTACCCTGACCGGGTGGCGTCTCGAATTTTAGGCATGGGGGATATTTTAACCTTAGTTGAAAAAGCCCAAGAAGAATTCGATTTGGCGGATGCCGAGAGAATGCAGGAAAAAATTGTGACGGCAAAATTTGATTTTACCGACTTCCTGCGTCAAACTCGAATGATGAAAAATATGGGATCTTTGGGGGGATTAATTAAGTTAATTCCGGGGATGAATAAGATTTCCCAAGACCAATTAGACCAAGGAGAAGCGCAATTAAAACGGTCGGAAGCGATGATTAATTCCATGACCGTTGATGAGCGCAAAAACCCCGATTTATTAGCCAGTTCTCCTTCCCGTCGCAAACGTATTGCTAAGGGTTCAGGAATGCTAGAAAAAGATGTGATGAAGTTAGTTAGTGACTTCCAGAAAATGCGGGTAATGATGCAACAAATGAGTCAAGGAATGATGCCTGGAATGGGCGGTATGCCCGGTATGGGCGGGATGCCGGGGATGGGCGGGATGATGCCTGGAATGGGCGGAGGTTATCCCGGGGCGGCGAAAGCCAAGAAAAAGAAAGACAAGAAGAAAAAAGGGTTTGGACAACTTTAAAACTGGTTAAGTTCCCCTCGTTCCAAGGTTCTACCTTGGAATGCCAACCGGAGGCTCTGCCTCCGACTATTTTATCAAATAATTGATCAATAGTTTATATATTATTATAGCGGGCGAGGACGCTCGTACTACCTCATGTTTTATTTCTAATTTAGTCGGGACTCCAACTTAATAAACATTCTTCCCCAGGAAATGAAGCACCTTCTTTATCCTTCCAAGTTAAATAAATTTTTACAGAAATATTTAATTTTTTAACCATCTTTAAAATGCCCTTCCAAGCGTGATCAGATGAAACATTTTGAATGGATATATTGAGTTTTTCTACAAACTTATAACCCCTTTCTGTATATTCTCCATCGGTAATATTAAAACTGGTAACTAATATCAACTTATCATAGGATTTTTCACGAGAATTAATTTTATTCATTGCTATAATATGAATTTCTTCGATAATTTCATTCCAACCAGGATTAGTTAAATGTAAATTATTTAAAATTACTTTTGTTACTTTACTATGTGCTAATTTAGGTGGATTTTCGGGATTTAATTCACGAATATTTAAGTTCTGGTGCTGTTCATAAAAATCTAGTAGTTTTTCAATAACGCTGGCTGAAGTATCTGTTAGTGGTTCTGCGATCGCTTGAAGACGAGTAAAAATAGGGTTGGAGATACGAATAACTTTACCTTGAGTCATATTTTTCAGAGTCATATTTTTTAATCCATTGCTATGTAACGTTGTTACATAGTAACATTGTTACAGGAAAATCGTCAAGAGTAAGCTGTTAATTATCTGAATTTTTGAGGCGATCCAAGCCAGTAAGGGGTTTCGGCCTCTAAAATATGCAGTTTAAATGCTAAACAGCTTATTCTTAAGTCTCGAATGCTAATCGGAGGCTCTGTCTCCTTCGGCGGTGAGGATTTTTTTATCCATCCTCCGGGTTGTCCTTGACGACGATTAACCCAAACTGTTTCAAGGAATAACCCATCCTTTTACCTCCGTATCCGTTAAAGGTTTTTCCATCTTCATACTTTCACTACGAGCCGCATTTAATAAATGTTTCATCGTCACAGCTTCATTAGAATCCGCCGCCAAAAAAGCAGCATTCATCGCAATATTACGAATATTCCCCCCGGCTACACTCAGTTTAGCTAATTTATTCACATCCACCCCTTCTAATGGCATTTCCTTGGGAAAAATACGACGCCAAATTTCAGCCCGTTGGGTCACATCAGGAAATGGAAACTGCACCACAAACCGAATTCTTCGCAAAAATGCACTATCTAATGCCCCCTTTAAATTTGTAGTTAAAATTGCTAACCCTCCATAAGCTTCCATCCGTTGTAATAAATAACTAACCTCAATATTTGCATGGCGGTCATGGGAATCTTTCACATCAGAACGTTTTCCAAATAAAGCATCCGCTTCATCAAAAAGTAAAATCGCTCCACCCGTTTCCGCCGCATCAAAAACCCGTCGCAAATTCTTCTCCGTTTCCCCAATATATTTACTCACCACTGAACTCAGATCAATCCGATATAAATCTAAGTTTAACTCCTGAGCCATCACTTCCGCCGCCGTGGTTTTTCCCGTCCCACTAGGGCCAGCAAATAACGCACTAATTCCTAAACCCCGTCCGCCTTTTTTAGCAAACCCCCAACCCTCATAAACTTTAACGCGCTGGCGAACATGGGCAATCACCGCTTTCAGAGTTTGTGACTGCATTTCCGGTAATACCAAATCCTCCCAACTGGCACTCGGTTCAATTCGTTGGGCTAAATCTTCCATGCGAGGACGAGCTTGGGCGCGACAAGCCTCCCATAAAGTATTATTTAGCTGATCATAATCCTCACTTAGCCCGATTTGTCCGAGGGTACTGGCACAAGCCGCAGCAATGGCGGGGGCATTCAGGTTAAATTGTCCGACTAGGTGTTCTATAATCTCCGGCAATTCCTCCCGTTCCATCACCAGCGCCTCCTCCCATAATAGGTATTGTTCTGAGTTTGTAGGTTTGCTAACTTCAAAATTAACTAACGGGCGCTGTCTCTGACTAATCCGATCTCGTGCGGTGATAATCAGAGGACTGTTAATTTGTTCAATGATCTGGGCAACGACATTTCCGTCCCGATCTGAACCGTCTACTTCGTCGCAGTTCAAGACTAATGCACTATTACACAAAACCGCTTCTCGATCCCACAACCGCAGCAGTTGAGACAGTTCGTTTCTGTTGCTGGGTAAGTGATCGGCACTGAGTAAATGGGCATCCAGTCCTAATATTTTACAGGCGGATAGGGCGATCGCCCGCTTGCTACTGGTATCTTCTCCACAGAGTTGCACGGCGGGTACAATGTCATTTCCGGCACTCTGAGACAGGGTTTCTGCTAACTGTTCGGCTAACTGTTGGTGAGAGGGGACTAATTGATTTTCTTCTTTTAATGGCTCTATTATCCCCATCAGTCTCTCATCTAAGTGCTGTACTCCCACCAAATAATGCAGGATGCGCTCGTCAATGCGGAGGGGACTCTGGGTGAGTGCCGATCCACTACCGATCTCAATTAATCGCCAGTGTCGTAGGGGAGCCGTAGGGGTGAGGGCGTTCCAATGGGGGTTATCCAGGCTACTAAGGGCTAAACTGAAGGTGGGATAAAGTTTTTGCGAGTCCCCTTGAGCCTGGGCGCACAAGCTGGCAAAACTGGCGTCTAATTCCATACCTGCACAGATCATTAGTAAGTCTCGTTCAAAGGTGGACAAGCCAAAGATACGGCAGATCTGTTGTAGAGATGAATTATCCGATAGTTCGGAAGTGGCTATTGGCTTTGGAGTTTGACCGTCTTGACTGGCTTTCCATTCCAGCACCTGTCGCACTTGGGCCAGTGCCACCATCAGGGATTCTTGGTTCGCTTTTTGCCAGTTTTGCACAGAAACAGCGTTCATTTTCAGTAAAAAATTGTAGTAAGTCCTTTAGGACTCTTAACTCGTAGTAAGTCCTTTAGGACTCTTTGCCATATATTGTATATAGGCCCTAAAGAAGCCCTGAAGGGCTTACTACTAGGGGATGGTGATCGTTGGACTAATATACTGATCAAAGGTGGGACTATGGCGATCGCTATCAATTTGACAGAGACTTTCTGCACCATCTACTTGAATCCTCACTAAATAGTTGCTATTTTTAATAGCTTTAAGTGAGAAGACAATCCGAGCAGTATTATTATTCCGAGGCTGGGCGTTAAAAATGTAAGAGGCAGGCTGTAGGCTGGTCTGTTCATTTAAAATCAGAATCACTCGCTGATCTTGACCGATCCTCACATCTGTCACCACTTCTACCTCAGCATCACGAGGCTCGTCGTCTGTTCCTGACCCATCCAACAGATTCACCTCCTTGATACCAGGTCGCAACACAAACGGAGCCACATTGGACTCAACCCGCTCTTGCATGGGGCCATTAGTGCTTCCCCTTTCCAACCTTTGACCATGAATTATCTGTAACCCCTGAACCCCGGGTCGGAGTGCCTCTGGTGGCACTAAGGTTAAAGCTAAGGTAATCTCCTGATCTTGCACCGTACCCGGCGCCACTTCCACACCCCCAATTCTAATCGAGGCATTGGCATTAGCAAGCATTTTACCTCGAATTAATAAGGTACTATGGGTGAAAATAGGTTGATATCGACCTTCGGTTGACATGACAAAATCAATCGTCGGTTGTTTGCTAAATGCCCAGGCGTTCAGGCTGCGATCACGGATCGGCAGTGCTACCATTGCAGGTTCCTCACCATCTAACACCACAACTGTAATTTTATAAATCACAGATAAAACATAAGGGGTTTGAAAAAAGACCGACCAAACCTTCGATAATTCATCCGTTGAAACCGGAACAAATTCCGCTCGGATCATCTCAATTTGTTCCGATAAGTCAGAATTTGCTAAAAAAGGATAACTGGGATCATTCACCGTTTCTCGAATCATTTGAGAGGATAAAACCGCTCGATCTTCCAGTGTTCGGATTGCACTTCCTAATAAGCGCTGAGGCTCTAATTCGATCTCATTTCCATAACAACTTAACAGATAGTATAAATCTATAGGTAATTGATTCCGCTTTGTTAATTCTCCCTTCCTTTGACGGGGTGGCATATCTGCATTCCCTAAAGAGGTATTGCGCTTCAAATGGTAGAGGTAAATACTAATTCCTGTTTCTGGAGTTCCCCCAGTATTTTCTGGACGGCTTGTTGTCACCCTTGCCCCCTCCACATCCGTCTGCACAGATTGTTGTAACATCCTCTGCAATGTTGCCGTCACAGTGGCAATACCTAAATAATTACTCATACTTTAATTAGTTTTAAACAAGACCCAGATGTAACGACCGAACAATCGCTCGACTACGACTATCTACCTCTAATTTTTCAAATATGGTTGTTAAGTGGGCCTTGACTGTTGCTACGGTAATATAAAGGGAACTAGCTATTTCTTGATTTCGGTATCCCTCCACCAACAATTTTAAGACTTCCCGTTCTCTATGTGTTAAATTATAGGGATTAGAGCTATTTAATTCCCTCGGTTGATTAGATGATTTATTGGGTTGAGTGGCTGTTAATTTACCTTGATTTATCTGAAAAGCTCGAAAGAATCTGGCTGCAACTTCTGGACATAAATAAACTTGATTATTCAGTGCCGCCGTAATAGCAATAAGGAGTTGCGTCGGTAAATTTTCCTTCAATATATATCCCCAAGCTCCAGCTTGCATCGTCTCAAAAATACTATTTTCTTCCCCTACAGAAGACAACACTAAAATTTTGCTATCATTCTGATTCTGTTCTGATTTCTGACTTAAACTTCTGATCATTTCAATACCCTGATCAGGTGTCTTAAATAAATCCCAATCTAGGAAAATTAAACCGGGTTTATATTGGTCAGCCATACTCATGGCAGGTTGAATTGAACTCGTGTTACCAACTAGCTTAATTTGCCATGACGAACTCAAGTTATAAACCTTAAGTAATACCTGCAAACTCTTGCAAAAAGGCAATTCACTGGCTACAAGCATAACTGCAATTGTTTTTGGTAAAATGCTCTTAGGTATCTGCCTAGAAACACTTGCTGGCTTTTGATTGGAAGTGTGATTAAGTTGATTTACCCACATATCAAGTCCAATTAAAACTAATCTGGTTTTATGCCCCGGAAGGAAGTTTGTGTAATTAACACTATGTTTTAATATAACATCTATCTTCAGATATAAATTTAATTTTGTGACTCAATACTCAATACATTTGTATAGAAATCTAACAAATTAATAAGAAAAATAAAGTAATGTTAAATATATCTTGACCAATGGCCGATAATACCCAACATCCAGATAACCTTATTCAAAAAGCCCAAAAATTTCGACCAAAGTCTATAACCCCTGGGGTCTATTTCACCTTAATCTAGGCACATTAACGTGCGCGGTGGTATTGCTCCCCATAGTAAATAGTAATCAGGACAAACCCCATCTTGGCTGCACAGCAAATTGTTGAGCAGCACTCCCAAGCTAAATATTGATATAAGGAAAAGAAATATGGCAAGACTTGACTATTTTGCTCCAGGTGTGTATGTAGAAGAAGTTGATAGAGGAAGTCGTCCAATAGCAGGAGTCCCCACCGCGATCGCCGGATTTCTCGGATTTACCGAAGATGTGCGCGGTGGTGCCGAAATGTTCAAACCCATGTTAGTCACCACTTGGAGCCAATACCTCCAGTATTTTGCCCGCCCCAATTCCGACGGCTTCACCGACTTCAACGCCTACCTGCCCTTTTCAGTGTACGGCTGGTTTTTAAACGGTGGCGGCCGTTGTTGGGTCACCAGTATCGGCACCAGATTACCAGGTTCTGCCGCCCCAGCACCAACGGAATTAGGCACAGAGGTGATGAACCGCGCCAAACGTCCCGCCCTGCGGTTTTCCCTCAGCGATCCCGGAATTGCCTCAACCCAGAACATTAACAGTGCTTTGGTATCACCTAGCGAGAGAACCATCCGGGTTAGAATTACCGAAGGACAACCCAAAGCCCCAGCACCCGCCCTACCCCCAACCTCCTCAGCAGAGGCAGGTACAGAGGCAACCACAGAGGCAGCTACAGAGGCAAGGGCAATAACTTCTATACCCGCAAACACAGGGGAATACTTCACCGTTATCATCACCCAAGGTGGCGAGGAACTGGAACGCTACGAACACCTGACCATGAACGCCCAGGCCGATGTCGCCGTAGCAGATTATGTGTTCAATGCCCTGCAAGAGTCCAGCTACATTCGGATCACAGACATTTCCCTCACAGGTAGCCCCCTAGCAAAACGCCCCAATAATGGCTTCTATGAAGTCAGTCCCCCGCCTCTCGACGTTCAGCCCGAACTATTCAGTCAATATGTCGAAGGTGGAAGGGATGATCGCACAGGGGTACGGGGTCTATTTGAAATTGACGACGTGACCATTGTTGCCTGTCCCGACTTAATGCGCGTGTACGAAGCCGGATTGATGAATCTCGATCAGCTTCATGGGATCATGGATATGATGCTCAGTCTCAGTGAAGGTGCGACGGCCGGTGATATCCCCAACCCACCCAACCGGATGGTAATTCTCGATACTCCTCCTGATCGGGTTAAACCCCAAGATGTGGCCCGTTGGCTCACCGAAGATTTTAACCGTCGTTCTCAATTTGCGGCCCTCTACTATCCTTGGATCAGAGTTCCCAACCCCCGGAATGCCGGACGTCCGATTTCCATTCCGCCCTGTGGATATGTTGCAGGCGTCTGGTCACGGGTAGATGAAACCAGAGGCGTCCATAAGGCTCCCGCCAATGAAGTCCCCCGTGGTCTGGTCGGTTTGAGTTATGACTGTAACTTCCGTGAACAGGAATTATTAAACCCCTTGGGAATTAACTGTGTCCGTAGTTTCCCCAACCGTGGTCTACGGATTTGGGGGGCCCGTACCCTGGTGGAAGCGGATAATATTCAATGGCGTTATATTAACGTCCGTCGCTTGATGAGCTACATTGAGAAATCCATTGAACAGGGAACCCAGTGGGTCGTTTTTGAACCCAACGATGAAGACCTCTGGCAACGGGTTAAACGCACTCTCGGTAATTTCCTCGACTCCCTCTGGCGCGAAGGTGCCCTAGTGGGCGGTAGTCCGGCTCAAGCCTACTATGTCAAGTGTGACGAAGAAATTAATACCCCACAAACGATGCTCCTAGGTCGTTTGTATGTTGAAGTCGGCGTAGCCCCCGTCCGTCCTGCTGAATTTGTGATCTTCCGCATGAGTCAGATCACTGGTGATGAAAACGAAGAAGAAGGCGGCGAATTCAGTTAAATACAAGCCCGGTTTGGGGTTTAGGGTTTCAGGTATTAAGGTTAATCAACAGCATTACTGCATAGTAATTATTTTCCCCCATTCCCCATTACCCATTACCCATTACCCATTACCCATTACCCATTCCCCATTCCCCATTCCTAATTTCCCCACTAAAAACTTACAAAAGGAATAAAAACATGGTCGGAGTTGTTACTACTGTTGCCTCTCGATTTTACGTTGAGTTTGACGGAATTACTCAGGCTCAAATCAAAAGTATGGCTCAAATTTCCTATGAAGGTAAAGTTACAGGAAATGCCAAACCCATAGGTTCATCAAAAGGCGGAATTCATGACCGACAAACCACCTCCGGCGGTTACGATTCTAACCCCGCCATGACCGTTGAAGTTTACCTGTGCGATTCCCCCCAAGGTGCCAGCGCCCAAATGTACAAATGGTTTCAAAAATGCTTACCCGTTAGTGAGGGCGGTAACGGTGACTGGTCAAATAACCGTAAAAGTGGCTCAGTTGTTGTTTATGACCCCAACGGTCGGGAAATCCTCCGATGGAATTTAGAACGCGCTTGGCCGAAAAAATACTCCATTGCCGATGCGGACGTCACAGGTCAAGATCTAGCAGTAGAAACCTATGAACTGGTGGCTGAACGAATTAATAAAGTCAAATCCGTCAGTGGTGCCGCCGTTACTTATGGTGGTCGATGACATATAATCAACTACGAATTACGAATTACGAATTACGAGACAATTAGCTAACTCCTAATTTATTAATCCATTAACTCCTAATTCATTAATTCGTAATTGATAATTCGTAATTCGTAATTGACAACATACCCCCCGATAAATCGGCGGACATGAGCGACACTAAGTTAAAACAAAATCAATCTAACTATTGACCAGGAGGAATATTTAAAATGACAGCAGCAACTCAGAGAAGCCTAATGGAATACCTGACAGTTTCTCGCTTTTACTTAGAAATTAATAATAATACAAGGTTACTGATTTCCAAAGCTAGTGGACTTTCAATTACAATTGATCCGGCTTCTGAAGGTAAGCCCATCGGAACCCGTAAGGGCTTGGCTACGGATACACAAACCACCCCGGCTACCGTCAGTTATCAAAATATTACCCTGGAGTTTGTAACAGCAATTGACAACGATATTCTCTTGCAATGGTATGTGGATTCACACCCGCAAGCAATGGGAAAAGGCGGTCGGCAAACCATGGCTCGGCGTTATGAAGCTTCCCTGGTTTTCTACAAACAAGATGGTTCAGAAGGCGCCCGATGGAATATTAAAGATGCCATTCCCGCTAAATACAAAACTACTCAAGTCAAAGCTGACAGTGCCGATATTTTTAAAGAAACCATTGAGGTTGCCCACGCCGGGATGATTCGGGTTCCTGTTGGGGGAAGCAAGCTTTAAGAAGGTGTTGAGGGTTGGCGGGTAATGGGTAATGGGTA includes:
- the ffh gene encoding signal recognition particle protein, which encodes MFDALAERFESTWKKLRGQDKISESNIQDALKEVRRALLEADVNLQVVKEFVAEVGEKAQGAAVVSGVRPGEQFVKIVHDELVNVMGESNVPLAQADTAPTIILMAGLQGTGKTTATAKLALHLRKENRTTLLVATDIYRPAAINQLITLGKQINVPVFEMGTDTDPVEIARQGVEYARNQDIDTVIIDTAGRLQIDENMMAELAQIKETIEPHETLLVVDAMTGQEAANLTRTFNDQIGITGAILTKMDGDSRGGAALSIRRVSGAPIKFVGVGEKVEALQPFYPDRVASRILGMGDILTLVEKAQEEFDLADAERMQEKIVTAKFDFTDFLRQTRMMKNMGSLGGLIKLIPGMNKISQDQLDQGEAQLKRSEAMINSMTVDERKNPDLLASSPSRRKRIAKGSGMLEKDVMKLVSDFQKMRVMMQQMSQGMMPGMGGMPGMGGMPGMGGMMPGMGGGYPGAAKAKKKKDKKKKGFGQL
- a CDS encoding putative ATPase, which produces MNAVSVQNWQKANQESLMVALAQVRQVLEWKASQDGQTPKPIATSELSDNSSLQQICRIFGLSTFERDLLMICAGMELDASFASLCAQAQGDSQKLYPTFSLALSSLDNPHWNALTPTAPLRHWRLIEIGSGSALTQSPLRIDERILHYLVGVQHLDERLMGIIEPLKEENQLVPSHQQLAEQLAETLSQSAGNDIVPAVQLCGEDTSSKRAIALSACKILGLDAHLLSADHLPSNRNELSQLLRLWDREAVLCNSALVLNCDEVDGSDRDGNVVAQIIEQINSPLIITARDRISQRQRPLVNFEVSKPTNSEQYLLWEEALVMEREELPEIIEHLVGQFNLNAPAIAAACASTLGQIGLSEDYDQLNNTLWEACRAQARPRMEDLAQRIEPSASWEDLVLPEMQSQTLKAVIAHVRQRVKVYEGWGFAKKGGRGLGISALFAGPSGTGKTTAAEVMAQELNLDLYRIDLSSVVSKYIGETEKNLRRVFDAAETGGAILLFDEADALFGKRSDVKDSHDRHANIEVSYLLQRMEAYGGLAILTTNLKGALDSAFLRRIRFVVQFPFPDVTQRAEIWRRIFPKEMPLEGVDVNKLAKLSVAGGNIRNIAMNAAFLAADSNEAVTMKHLLNAARSESMKMEKPLTDTEVKGWVIP
- a CDS encoding two-component transcriptional regulator, LuxR family — translated: MLVASELPFCKSLQVLLKVYNLSSSWQIKLVGNTSSIQPAMSMADQYKPGLIFLDWDLFKTPDQGIEMIRSLSQKSEQNQNDSKILVLSSVGEENSIFETMQAGAWGYILKENLPTQLLIAITAALNNQVYLCPEVAARFFRAFQINQGKLTATQPNKSSNQPRELNSSNPYNLTHREREVLKLLVEGYRNQEIASSLYITVATVKAHLTTIFEKLEVDSRSRAIVRSLHLGLV
- a CDS encoding putative bacteriophage major tail sheath protein, encoding MARLDYFAPGVYVEEVDRGSRPIAGVPTAIAGFLGFTEDVRGGAEMFKPMLVTTWSQYLQYFARPNSDGFTDFNAYLPFSVYGWFLNGGGRCWVTSIGTRLPGSAAPAPTELGTEVMNRAKRPALRFSLSDPGIASTQNINSALVSPSERTIRVRITEGQPKAPAPALPPTSSAEAGTEATTEAATEARAITSIPANTGEYFTVIITQGGEELERYEHLTMNAQADVAVADYVFNALQESSYIRITDISLTGSPLAKRPNNGFYEVSPPPLDVQPELFSQYVEGGRDDRTGVRGLFEIDDVTIVACPDLMRVYEAGLMNLDQLHGIMDMMLSLSEGATAGDIPNPPNRMVILDTPPDRVKPQDVARWLTEDFNRRSQFAALYYPWIRVPNPRNAGRPISIPPCGYVAGVWSRVDETRGVHKAPANEVPRGLVGLSYDCNFREQELLNPLGINCVRSFPNRGLRIWGARTLVEADNIQWRYINVRRLMSYIEKSIEQGTQWVVFEPNDEDLWQRVKRTLGNFLDSLWREGALVGGSPAQAYYVKCDEEINTPQTMLLGRLYVEVGVAPVRPAEFVIFRMSQITGDENEEEGGEFS